In Halapricum desulfuricans, a single window of DNA contains:
- a CDS encoding DUF7139 domain-containing protein has translation MADDDPSDEDLPDNVLFELYRHYIGEPDDQIDVYLGFGLFFGGIAFAAVGLVFFVAAYLFTHGSDPFWLLREISFAMGMLSVPTLLLGVLVLLPVDVRATYTGVLGTAITVVAVAGFAYLYPWEFNVEGAEYTIHVVLGYAIGMGLVVVSTGTALVAHQIERAKPSPADIEPMEEPEPEESYSDEEIRQDIEAAMEDVDITWGGVERHEGQSLTLNLEGDYDLSGMDVEAERITSSSSTDAQVQGLKALKGGETKTATSESTVDDQTTKLNELRQRRKEDQQAKAATASSEGLLARIRRFFGG, from the coding sequence ATGGCAGACGACGACCCATCTGATGAGGACCTCCCGGACAACGTTCTCTTCGAGTTGTACCGGCACTACATCGGCGAGCCCGACGATCAGATCGACGTGTATCTCGGGTTCGGACTGTTCTTCGGCGGCATCGCGTTCGCGGCCGTCGGACTCGTGTTCTTCGTGGCGGCGTACCTGTTTACCCACGGCAGCGACCCGTTCTGGTTGCTCCGCGAGATCTCGTTCGCGATGGGGATGCTGTCGGTCCCGACGCTGTTGCTCGGGGTACTGGTGCTGCTGCCCGTCGACGTTCGGGCGACCTATACGGGCGTGCTCGGGACCGCGATCACCGTCGTCGCCGTCGCCGGGTTCGCGTACCTCTACCCCTGGGAGTTCAACGTCGAAGGCGCGGAGTACACGATCCACGTCGTCCTCGGGTACGCCATCGGGATGGGGCTCGTGGTCGTCTCGACCGGGACGGCGCTTGTCGCCCACCAGATCGAACGGGCGAAACCGAGCCCGGCCGACATCGAGCCGATGGAAGAGCCCGAACCCGAGGAGTCCTACAGCGACGAGGAGATCCGCCAGGACATCGAAGCGGCGATGGAAGACGTCGACATCACCTGGGGCGGGGTCGAACGTCACGAGGGGCAGTCGCTCACGCTCAACCTCGAGGGTGACTACGATCTCTCGGGCATGGACGTCGAAGCCGAACGGATCACCAGTTCCTCCTCGACCGACGCCCAGGTTCAGGGCCTGAAAGCGCTGAAGGGCGGCGAAACGAAGACTGCGACCTCGGAATCGACGGTGGACGACCAGACCACGAAACTCAACGAACTCAGACAGCGACGCAAGGAGGACCAGCAGGCGAAGGCGGCCACCGCATCCAGCGAAGGACTGCTCGCGAGAATCAGAAGGTTTTTCGGCGGGTAG
- a CDS encoding cell division protein FtsA, translating to MAKGLDVGTMNIISAQQEGNETVFVQQRNSFVEIEYSDMAEQMLSRSDVLHIRKDDKVYVVGDDALNFANIFNKETRRPMQHGILSSDEKSAIPMMKLIIEQVVGSPDHPNEKIYFSTPADPIDSDLSTLYHQKTIESFLDEMGYDAEPINEGMAVIYSELADNDFTGLGISFGAGMTNVTLAYYAVPVMKFSVARGGDWIDEQAAQATGTPVDKVTSIKEEDFELDFTTDVGGVEGALSIYYENLLDYVIDLIQREVDEEDVEEGLDVPVVVTGGTSTPDGFTKLFERHLEEANIPFSISGVSHVDEPMYSVARGGLVAARSDEEQPAEEEPEQEPEAAED from the coding sequence ATGGCGAAAGGACTAGACGTCGGCACGATGAACATCATTTCGGCACAACAGGAAGGTAACGAGACGGTCTTCGTTCAGCAGCGGAACTCGTTCGTCGAGATCGAATACTCCGACATGGCGGAGCAGATGCTCAGTCGGTCGGACGTCCTCCACATCCGCAAGGACGACAAGGTGTACGTCGTCGGGGACGACGCGCTGAACTTCGCGAACATCTTCAACAAGGAGACGCGCCGGCCGATGCAACACGGCATCCTCTCCAGCGACGAGAAGTCCGCGATCCCGATGATGAAACTCATCATCGAGCAGGTCGTCGGCTCGCCGGACCATCCGAACGAGAAAATCTATTTCTCGACACCGGCCGATCCGATCGACTCGGATCTCTCGACGCTGTATCACCAGAAGACCATCGAGAGCTTCCTCGACGAGATGGGCTACGACGCCGAGCCGATCAACGAGGGGATGGCCGTCATCTACTCCGAGTTGGCGGACAACGACTTCACCGGGCTGGGGATCAGCTTCGGTGCCGGGATGACCAACGTCACGCTGGCGTACTACGCGGTTCCGGTCATGAAGTTCTCGGTCGCCCGCGGTGGCGACTGGATCGACGAGCAGGCCGCTCAGGCGACTGGCACGCCCGTCGACAAGGTCACCTCGATCAAAGAGGAGGACTTCGAACTGGACTTCACGACCGACGTCGGCGGCGTCGAGGGCGCGCTGTCGATCTACTACGAGAACCTGCTGGACTACGTCATCGACCTCATCCAGCGTGAGGTCGATGAGGAAGACGTCGAGGAAGGGCTGGACGTGCCGGTCGTCGTCACTGGCGGGACTTCGACGCCCGACGGCTTCACGAAACTCTTCGAGCGCCACCTCGAAGAAGCCAACATCCCGTTCTCGATCAGCGGCGTCTCTCACGTCGACGAGCCGATGTACTCGGTCGCCCGCGGTGGGCTCGTCGCAGCTCGGTCCGACGAGGAACAGCCCGCAGAAGAAGAACCCGAACAGGAACCCGAAGCCGCCGAAGACTGA
- a CDS encoding DUF1641 domain-containing protein, with protein sequence MSETNPQSHTEDESIENIVDTLTELEETGTIDDLAQVAQTISLASEAIDDDMIKSTTRATVRAGELFDTAAGEPAALRNLEVLTAALSETGSDPTDPPDGAGIVTLLRKLNDPSVQRGLGFALTLLGELGDQLEARADRYPDAETTADLGMESTD encoded by the coding sequence ATGAGTGAAACGAATCCACAAAGCCACACGGAAGACGAATCGATCGAAAACATCGTCGACACGCTGACTGAACTCGAAGAGACGGGCACGATCGACGACCTCGCGCAGGTCGCACAGACGATTTCGCTGGCGTCGGAGGCGATCGACGACGACATGATCAAATCGACCACGAGGGCGACCGTCAGAGCGGGCGAACTGTTCGATACGGCGGCCGGCGAGCCGGCGGCGCTACGCAACCTCGAAGTCCTGACCGCGGCGCTGAGCGAAACTGGGTCCGATCCGACTGATCCACCGGACGGCGCTGGCATCGTCACCTTGCTCCGCAAGCTGAACGATCCCAGCGTCCAGCGTGGACTCGGATTCGCGCTGACGCTGCTCGGTGAACTCGGCGACCAACTGGAAGCGCGGGCTGACCGCTATCCTGACGCCGAAACGACCGCTGATCTCGGCATGGAATCGACTGACTAA
- a CDS encoding NAD(P)/FAD-dependent oxidoreductase, giving the protein MTEHVVIVGGGVGGTVTANRLVKKLSREIAADAVEITIVSDNPYHVYKPTFFYVPFGDSEPEDASRPLADLVDRRIRLVYDRATAIDTDEMSIGLADGEAIDYDYLVVATGANPRPEATPGLGPQQDGYHFYDGGAATELRDTLTDFESGRLVLSVIGQPHVCPAAPVEFTMLADARLREHGHRDDVEIVYTYPQPQLHALDAVHDWMVPRFEERNIETHVDFMPAEVDSDAEVIETADGETLEYDLLVGIPEFSPSSLIAKSGLGDSWMEIDKRTLESDHAENVFGVGDVTNLPTSKAGSVAHYAAGTVVDRIAAYVRGYAPTTEFDGDAICFLEAGMEEGSHIKFDYDTDPVVRDQTEFIHWAKMAYNEMYWLTARGLA; this is encoded by the coding sequence ATGACTGAACACGTCGTCATCGTCGGCGGCGGCGTCGGCGGAACGGTCACAGCAAACCGGCTTGTAAAGAAACTCTCCCGCGAGATCGCCGCAGACGCGGTCGAAATAACGATCGTCAGTGACAACCCGTACCACGTGTACAAGCCGACGTTCTTTTACGTACCGTTCGGGGACAGCGAGCCGGAAGACGCGTCGCGACCGCTGGCGGATCTGGTCGATCGCCGTATCAGGCTCGTTTACGACCGCGCCACTGCGATCGATACCGACGAGATGTCAATCGGACTCGCCGACGGAGAAGCAATCGACTACGACTATCTGGTAGTTGCAACCGGTGCGAATCCGAGGCCGGAAGCCACACCGGGACTTGGTCCACAGCAAGACGGATATCACTTCTATGACGGAGGGGCCGCGACGGAACTGCGGGACACACTCACTGACTTCGAATCTGGACGGCTGGTTCTGTCAGTCATTGGACAGCCACACGTCTGTCCGGCCGCTCCGGTCGAGTTCACGATGCTGGCCGACGCTCGACTCCGCGAGCACGGCCACAGAGACGATGTCGAGATCGTCTACACGTATCCACAGCCACAGCTGCACGCCCTCGATGCAGTCCACGACTGGATGGTCCCCCGGTTTGAGGAACGAAATATCGAGACGCACGTCGACTTCATGCCAGCAGAGGTTGACAGCGACGCGGAGGTGATCGAAACAGCGGACGGGGAAACCCTCGAGTACGACCTGTTGGTCGGCATCCCCGAATTCAGTCCGTCGTCGCTCATCGCGAAGTCCGGGCTGGGCGACAGCTGGATGGAAATCGACAAACGGACCCTCGAATCCGACCACGCCGAGAACGTCTTTGGGGTCGGTGACGTCACGAACCTGCCGACGAGCAAGGCCGGAAGCGTCGCCCACTACGCGGCGGGCACGGTCGTCGATCGCATCGCTGCGTACGTTCGCGGGTACGCGCCGACGACCGAGTTCGACGGCGACGCGATCTGTTTCCTCGAAGCCGGGATGGAGGAGGGATCGCACATCAAATTCGACTACGACACGGATCCGGTGGTCCGTGACCAGACGGAGTTCATCCACTGGGCGAAGATGGCGTACAACGAAATGTACTGGCTGACTGCACGGGGGCTTGCCTGA
- the ubaA gene encoding SAMP-activating enzyme E1 encodes MRPDLDQTQLDRYSRHIILDGVGPEGQAALLDSSVLVVGAGGLGSPIVQYLAAAGVGRLGIADDDRVERSNLQRQVVHGDADVGRPKVESAAEFVAGLNPDVTVETHDLRVAPDNVMALIERYDVVVDATDNFPTRYLLNDACVLTGTPLSHGAVYRFEGQVTTFEREGDSPCYRCLFPEAPPEGAVPDCATAGVLGVVPGLIGTVQATEVIKLLIGYGETLDGRLWNVDAGGMDVETVPIRPNPDCPVCGDDPAITSLEDVEYADRCRIPSE; translated from the coding sequence ATGAGACCTGACCTCGATCAGACCCAGCTCGATCGATACTCCCGGCACATCATTCTCGACGGCGTCGGTCCGGAGGGACAGGCCGCACTGCTCGACAGTTCGGTCCTCGTGGTCGGTGCGGGCGGGCTCGGATCGCCGATCGTCCAGTATCTCGCTGCCGCCGGGGTCGGACGGCTCGGGATCGCCGACGACGACCGCGTCGAGCGGAGCAACCTCCAGCGCCAGGTCGTTCACGGCGACGCCGACGTCGGCAGGCCGAAAGTCGAGAGCGCCGCCGAGTTCGTCGCCGGACTGAACCCGGACGTGACCGTCGAGACCCACGACCTGCGAGTCGCTCCGGACAACGTCATGGCGTTGATCGAGAGATACGACGTCGTCGTCGACGCGACCGACAACTTCCCGACGCGATACCTGCTCAACGACGCGTGCGTGCTGACCGGGACGCCGCTGTCACACGGTGCCGTCTACCGCTTCGAGGGACAGGTCACGACCTTCGAGCGCGAGGGTGACTCGCCGTGCTATCGTTGTCTGTTCCCCGAAGCCCCACCCGAGGGCGCCGTCCCGGACTGTGCGACCGCCGGCGTCCTCGGCGTCGTCCCCGGCCTGATCGGCACCGTTCAGGCCACCGAAGTCATCAAGCTCCTGATCGGGTACGGCGAGACGCTCGACGGGCGGCTCTGGAACGTCGACGCCGGCGGCATGGACGTCGAGACGGTCCCGATCCGTCCGAACCCCGACTGCCCGGTCTGTGGCGACGACCCCGCGATTACGTCTCTCGAAGACGTCGAATACGCCGACCGGTGCCGGATCCCCTCCGAGTGA
- a CDS encoding DUF5658 family protein, with the protein MLVRRLSRPKLSVHVSEYVGLVAALVAVWGVGDALSTLWAIEATGSIGGEANPWIRAVLAHDPALLLVVKTAVVAVVGGLLLSQREFVQSVPGWRLWFGSLLAVGSIIVAGNVSVGLAAVL; encoded by the coding sequence ATGTTAGTCCGGCGCTTATCACGACCGAAACTCAGCGTTCACGTTTCCGAGTACGTCGGACTGGTCGCTGCGCTCGTCGCCGTCTGGGGAGTCGGTGACGCGCTGTCGACGCTGTGGGCGATCGAGGCCACGGGCTCGATCGGCGGCGAGGCGAACCCGTGGATCCGGGCCGTGCTGGCGCACGACCCAGCCCTGTTGCTCGTCGTGAAAACTGCCGTCGTCGCGGTCGTCGGCGGACTCCTGCTCTCCCAGCGGGAGTTCGTTCAGAGCGTGCCGGGCTGGCGGCTCTGGTTCGGGTCGTTGCTCGCGGTCGGGTCGATCATCGTCGCCGGGAACGTCTCCGTCGGCCTCGCCGCCGTGCTGTGA
- a CDS encoding cobalamin-binding protein — MRVVSLLPAATEICFALGIEPVGVSSECDYPPAARSIPAVERTRIDETADSVAINEQVAAAEEDGGLYEIDAELLADLDPDLVITQGICDVCAVDRVAVAAVVDDLGLETEILTTDPHSLSDLYEETRRIGRATDREGTAIDLVSAWRDRIATLRERTSALETPSVAVLDWMEPVMVAGHWVPDLVEAAGGTYPLAAVGERSRPREWSEIRGTDPDVLVAAPCGYHLEQTLQARRELADRPGWDELTAVRERRVYALDGHDFVNRPGPRLIDTAEHLAGLLHPDAFPQPPGDVARRLGQ, encoded by the coding sequence ATGCGCGTTGTGTCACTACTACCCGCCGCGACGGAGATCTGTTTCGCCCTCGGCATCGAGCCCGTCGGCGTCTCCAGTGAGTGTGATTACCCCCCGGCGGCCCGGTCGATCCCGGCTGTCGAACGTACCCGCATCGACGAGACGGCGGACAGCGTCGCGATCAACGAGCAGGTCGCGGCCGCCGAGGAAGACGGCGGCCTCTACGAGATCGACGCGGAACTGCTGGCCGACCTCGACCCCGACCTCGTCATCACGCAGGGGATCTGTGACGTCTGTGCGGTCGATCGGGTGGCCGTCGCGGCCGTCGTCGACGATCTCGGGCTGGAGACGGAGATCCTGACGACCGATCCCCACTCGCTGTCGGATCTGTACGAGGAGACGCGCCGGATCGGGCGAGCGACAGACCGCGAGGGAACGGCCATCGACCTCGTCTCGGCGTGGCGGGATCGAATCGCGACGCTTCGGGAGCGGACGAGCGCGCTCGAAACGCCGTCGGTCGCCGTCCTGGACTGGATGGAACCGGTCATGGTCGCGGGCCACTGGGTCCCGGACCTCGTCGAGGCGGCGGGCGGCACGTATCCGCTGGCGGCCGTCGGCGAGCGCTCGCGGCCGCGCGAGTGGAGCGAGATCCGCGGGACGGACCCGGACGTGCTGGTGGCCGCGCCGTGTGGCTACCACCTCGAACAGACGCTGCAGGCCCGACGCGAACTCGCGGATCGCCCGGGCTGGGACGAACTGACGGCGGTCCGAGAGCGGCGAGTGTACGCGCTCGACGGGCACGACTTCGTCAACCGACCGGGACCGAGACTGATCGACACGGCCGAACACCTGGCCGGACTGCTCCATCCCGACGCGTTCCCGCAACCGCCGGGAGACGTAGCGAGACGGCTCGGACAGTAG
- a CDS encoding DUF6432 family protein gives MQAKPEYRDRDDDEVAVLDALADRADEGMTVFELRSHVDLDIDDLEDALAELKADGLISADDGDERTVVVPDENVIGPDQHEENSTLSWLRDRLPF, from the coding sequence ATGCAAGCCAAGCCGGAGTACCGCGACCGCGACGACGACGAAGTCGCGGTGCTCGATGCCCTCGCCGACAGGGCAGACGAGGGGATGACTGTCTTCGAGTTGCGGTCGCACGTCGATCTCGACATCGACGATCTGGAGGACGCGCTGGCCGAGCTGAAAGCCGACGGCCTGATCTCCGCCGACGACGGGGACGAGCGGACGGTCGTCGTTCCCGACGAGAACGTCATCGGGCCCGATCAACACGAGGAGAACTCGACGCTCTCCTGGCTCCGTGATCGGCTCCCGTTCTGA
- a CDS encoding DUF7093 family protein has product MSLKCSIFGHAFEESTVEREREEQGSEVVITIREIQTCTRCGETRVVSENKEVTTLETPNEVGAEPESADAGTDTAADSDTADVDTEQTADESPSPSTAGGSTDSESGGGFASEEPPVTDDAEILDDDSETPERDPGQWPQEAGDDSSTPDAGPDIEEAESEGVDQSKTDAELLDDDVTESSPQTNEWPSEDEIDAASDPDTAGPGAVTVPEGSYVCRECGFSTPAEESSLREGDFCPECHRGTLVHTQGT; this is encoded by the coding sequence ATGAGTCTCAAGTGTTCGATCTTCGGGCACGCTTTCGAGGAGTCCACCGTCGAGCGCGAGCGAGAAGAACAGGGCAGCGAGGTGGTCATCACGATCCGCGAGATCCAGACCTGCACGCGCTGTGGCGAGACGCGCGTCGTCTCCGAGAACAAGGAGGTCACGACGCTCGAAACGCCCAACGAGGTCGGGGCGGAGCCCGAGTCCGCTGACGCCGGAACCGACACGGCAGCCGACTCTGATACCGCCGACGTCGACACCGAGCAGACGGCCGACGAGTCCCCGAGCCCTTCGACCGCCGGGGGTTCGACAGACTCGGAGTCAGGCGGCGGGTTCGCAAGCGAGGAGCCGCCGGTCACCGACGACGCGGAGATCCTCGACGACGACTCGGAGACGCCCGAACGCGATCCGGGTCAGTGGCCACAGGAGGCCGGAGACGACTCGTCAACACCCGACGCTGGACCTGATATCGAGGAGGCCGAATCCGAGGGGGTCGACCAGAGCAAGACCGACGCCGAACTCCTCGACGACGATGTGACGGAGTCGTCCCCGCAGACCAACGAATGGCCCTCGGAAGACGAGATCGACGCCGCGAGCGATCCCGACACGGCCGGTCCCGGTGCGGTCACTGTCCCCGAGGGATCGTACGTCTGTCGGGAGTGCGGGTTCTCGACGCCGGCCGAGGAGTCGTCGCTTCGAGAGGGCGACTTCTGTCCGGAGTGTCACCGTGGGACGCTCGTCCATACCCAGGGGACCTAG
- a CDS encoding DUF5611 family protein, protein MREYKMRRGEYLSDRIPDMEATVEEYFGSISGTEEYNGNDLYVVEDPENAVFERVVVGTVEYGSKKDKLALDIIERPAEEVIASGDVEDAEEAVSLKNEFLLEATGRDAKARRESMKRAVEDEPDSVDDVS, encoded by the coding sequence ATGCGAGAGTACAAGATGCGGAGGGGCGAATATCTCTCCGACCGCATCCCGGACATGGAAGCGACCGTCGAGGAGTACTTCGGATCGATCTCCGGAACGGAGGAGTACAATGGCAACGACCTCTACGTCGTCGAGGACCCCGAGAACGCTGTCTTCGAGCGCGTCGTCGTCGGGACTGTCGAATACGGCAGCAAGAAGGACAAACTCGCGCTAGATATCATCGAGCGCCCCGCTGAGGAGGTCATCGCCTCGGGCGACGTCGAGGACGCCGAAGAAGCCGTCTCGCTCAAAAACGAGTTCCTGCTCGAAGCGACCGGCCGCGACGCAAAGGCTCGCCGCGAATCGATGAAGCGCGCTGTCGAGGACGAACCCGACAGCGTCGACGACGTCAGCTGA
- a CDS encoding CheF family chemotaxis protein, with amino-acid sequence MSESIIADFVASFNSQKSARSEPVKGRVLLSRKRLVLVAEEGKTQIPLSSIVDVAVGQVPDELGDFFNSTVTIAFERNDRQFVAAIEADDETIEKFNSVLYKALLNGTEATVKHPARIGGRVTDAAFTPAKLFVNPRYIRFKRQDGEFTIRLATVTGFERLNREIAGATRPVLSTTHNRNGQAVVTLAALPSPRKMNILGRYLRREYREVMEGIRDVDISDVEKELLVTVYSTGDMDGIPLAGVLDAEASEVELLRSRLEQKGLLTDSEDGLQLTPAGRVVVNNHLEDVND; translated from the coding sequence ATGTCGGAATCGATTATCGCGGACTTCGTCGCGTCGTTCAACTCCCAGAAGTCCGCGCGGTCCGAGCCCGTCAAGGGCCGGGTCCTCCTCAGCCGCAAGCGGCTGGTGCTGGTCGCCGAGGAGGGCAAGACGCAGATCCCGCTCTCGTCGATCGTCGACGTCGCCGTCGGTCAGGTGCCCGACGAACTGGGCGATTTCTTCAACTCCACGGTGACAATCGCGTTCGAACGCAACGACCGGCAGTTCGTCGCCGCCATCGAGGCCGACGACGAGACGATCGAGAAGTTCAATTCGGTGCTGTACAAGGCGCTGCTCAACGGGACCGAGGCGACGGTCAAACACCCCGCCCGGATCGGCGGTCGCGTCACCGACGCGGCGTTCACGCCGGCGAAACTGTTCGTGAACCCACGCTATATCCGATTCAAGAGACAGGACGGGGAGTTCACGATCCGACTCGCGACGGTCACCGGGTTCGAACGCCTCAACCGTGAGATCGCCGGCGCGACGCGGCCGGTCCTGTCGACGACGCACAACCGAAACGGGCAGGCAGTCGTTACCCTCGCCGCACTACCCTCTCCCCGGAAAATGAACATTCTCGGACGGTACCTCCGGCGCGAGTACCGCGAGGTCATGGAGGGAATCCGGGATGTCGATATCTCGGACGTGGAGAAAGAACTGCTGGTGACTGTCTACTCGACCGGTGACATGGATGGGATTCCGCTGGCGGGCGTCCTCGATGCGGAGGCGAGCGAGGTCGAACTGCTGCGCAGTCGGCTCGAACAGAAAGGACTGCTGACCGACAGCGAGGACGGACTCCAGTTGACGCCCGCCGGTCGCGTTGTCGTCAACAATCACCTCGAGGACGTCAACGACTAG
- a CDS encoding DUF7112 family protein, with product MADRIASDHETVQTHRVTLGTAGRTSRPELALPESIDASDGDIVRLTLDGRAYYALVEAGLDGTAHLRGAFENARLAREGDDENRLLDWIDDTGVEPGRSLLLDVLSAGYHYGLREPGQRAVYTVHEPPQGSLSDIADSFG from the coding sequence ATGGCCGACCGGATCGCCAGCGACCACGAGACGGTCCAGACCCACCGAGTCACGCTGGGGACCGCCGGTCGGACCTCGCGCCCGGAACTCGCACTCCCCGAGTCGATCGACGCCAGTGACGGCGATATCGTGCGGCTCACCCTCGACGGGCGGGCCTATTATGCGCTCGTCGAGGCGGGACTGGACGGGACGGCGCATCTCCGCGGTGCCTTCGAGAACGCCCGCCTCGCTCGCGAGGGCGACGACGAGAACCGCCTCCTCGACTGGATCGACGACACCGGGGTCGAGCCGGGCCGCTCGCTGCTCCTGGACGTGCTTTCGGCGGGCTATCACTACGGGCTGCGCGAACCCGGACAACGAGCCGTGTACACGGTTCACGAGCCTCCGCAGGGGTCACTGTCGGACATCGCCGACTCGTTCGGCTAG
- a CDS encoding 30S ribosomal protein S6e, which yields MADFTVAVADPDSGETYQIDVDGQDANRFVGREIGDEVAGSAVGLDGYSLEITGGSDTAGRPLRGDVRGPNLKSVLLKGGVGYEPSRDGERKRVTVRGREISDEVRQINAAIAEAGSGDVAELLGKADE from the coding sequence ATGGCAGATTTCACCGTCGCCGTTGCGGATCCCGACAGCGGCGAAACGTACCAGATCGACGTCGACGGACAGGACGCAAACCGATTCGTGGGCCGAGAGATCGGCGACGAGGTCGCAGGCAGTGCCGTCGGGCTCGATGGCTACTCCCTGGAGATTACCGGTGGCTCCGATACGGCTGGCCGGCCGCTCCGCGGTGACGTTCGCGGCCCGAACCTCAAGTCCGTCCTGCTGAAGGGTGGCGTGGGCTACGAACCGTCCCGCGACGGCGAGCGCAAGCGCGTGACCGTCCGCGGACGCGAGATCAGCGACGAGGTCCGCCAGATCAACGCGGCGATCGCCGAGGCCGGGAGCGGCGACGTCGCCGAACTGCTGGGCAAGGCCGACGAGTAG
- a CDS encoding dCTP deaminase/dUTPase family protein: MDPTQFLEDIVHGPTQAEGRGFDLTVAAAYEVDAPGRVDFGGGELEAPALTACERTRRNPDDDYEWWHLDSGQYLIEYNESLDLPPDLVAEIQTREAVRERGAFHPTLSVQSLGRVPLSIGGAGINIKENARVSTIVGIDRR, translated from the coding sequence ATGGATCCGACGCAGTTCCTCGAAGACATCGTTCACGGACCGACTCAGGCGGAGGGACGCGGGTTCGATCTGACCGTCGCGGCGGCGTACGAGGTCGACGCGCCGGGCCGTGTCGATTTCGGCGGCGGCGAACTCGAGGCTCCGGCGCTGACGGCCTGCGAGCGGACGCGACGCAATCCCGACGACGACTACGAGTGGTGGCACCTCGATTCGGGCCAGTACCTCATCGAATACAACGAGTCGCTCGACCTGCCGCCGGATCTGGTCGCGGAAATCCAGACCCGCGAGGCGGTTCGCGAACGCGGGGCCTTCCACCCGACGCTGTCGGTCCAGTCGCTCGGTCGCGTGCCGCTGTCGATCGGCGGTGCCGGGATCAACATAAAGGAGAACGCCCGCGTCTCGACGATCGTCGGCATCGACCGTCGGTGA
- a CDS encoding helix-turn-helix domain-containing protein, which translates to MAGTHRLKDTMSGMRAELEIPATEACPVARFTERTDGSVTSVRRARNGDGEYTEEFTATGNVDPDAFDQDLESLFEYQSAQVFQFTHDLRDCVCEYVEQHEHPIADVRAQDGSLVLTLHLTNITDLRDLVTDLREQFGSVRIRYLLQVDSDEEGTDDVVPINRARLTDRQLEVLETAHEMGYFSYPRSANATDVANALGIDASTFTEHLAAAQSKLMDEILATP; encoded by the coding sequence ATGGCCGGAACGCACCGATTGAAGGATACGATGTCCGGGATGCGCGCCGAACTCGAGATACCGGCGACCGAGGCCTGTCCCGTCGCCCGGTTCACCGAACGCACAGACGGGTCGGTCACCTCGGTTCGCCGCGCCAGAAACGGGGACGGGGAGTACACCGAGGAGTTCACCGCGACCGGGAACGTCGATCCGGACGCGTTCGACCAGGACCTTGAGTCCCTCTTCGAGTACCAGTCCGCGCAGGTCTTTCAGTTCACTCACGACCTGCGGGACTGCGTCTGTGAGTACGTCGAACAGCACGAACACCCCATCGCCGACGTCCGTGCGCAGGACGGCTCGCTCGTGTTGACGCTTCACCTGACGAACATCACCGATCTGCGCGATCTCGTGACCGATCTCCGCGAGCAGTTCGGGTCAGTACGCATCCGCTATCTGCTGCAGGTCGACAGCGACGAGGAAGGGACCGACGACGTCGTCCCGATCAACCGCGCCCGCCTGACCGACCGCCAGCTCGAAGTGCTGGAAACCGCCCACGAGATGGGCTATTTCTCCTACCCGCGCTCGGCTAACGCCACCGACGTCGCCAACGCACTCGGTATCGACGCCTCGACGTTCACCGAACACCTCGCGGCCGCCCAGTCGAAGCTCATGGACGAGATCCTGGCGACGCCATAA